A genomic stretch from Selenihalanaerobacter shriftii includes:
- a CDS encoding alanine dehydrogenase, whose product KYNIYDEVTKADLVIGGVLIPGAKAPHLVTEDMIKDMKEGAVIADVAIDQGGCVETTYPTTHDDPVFTKHGVVHYSVANMPGAVARTSTYALTNVTLPYAVQIANKGYKKSLLDDKALLKGLNVYEGKVTYKAVAEAFDLEYHDAKELLTK is encoded by the coding sequence TAAGTATAATATCTATGATGAAGTAACTAAAGCAGACTTAGTAATTGGTGGAGTCTTAATTCCAGGCGCTAAAGCTCCTCACTTAGTAACTGAAGATATGATTAAAGATATGAAAGAAGGAGCAGTTATTGCTGACGTAGCTATTGATCAAGGTGGTTGTGTAGAAACAACTTATCCAACTACTCATGATGATCCGGTATTTACTAAGCATGGAGTAGTTCATTACTCAGTAGCTAACATGCCAGGAGCTGTAGCTAGAACTTCTACTTATGCTTTAACTAATGTAACTTTACCTTATGCAGTACAGATTGCTAATAAAGGATATAAGAAATCATTATTAGATGATAAAGCATTACTTAAGGGATTAAACGTTTATGAAGGTAAGGTAACTTATAAAGCAGTAGCTGAAGCATTTGATTTAGAATATCATGATGCTAAAGAGTTATTAACCAAGTAA